Sequence from the Ailuropoda melanoleuca isolate Jingjing chromosome 10, ASM200744v2, whole genome shotgun sequence genome:
atagtaCTTTCAGTAACTGCAAGTGAAAAAAATAGTAGATGGGGAAATTTCTCTTGTTAAAGGTGATTTTAAACACAAgaagtatcttctttttttttccccttagaatgTGTTGATATCAATGTCACTCCAGATAAAAGGCAAATTTTACTACAAGAGGAGAAGCTTCTGTTGGCAGTTTTAAAGACGTCTTTGGTGGGAATGTTTGACAGCGACGTCAACAAACTCAACGTCTCTCAGCAGCCGTTGTTGGGTATGGAAGGTGAGAGAAACACGGGTGTGCGGACAGCTTCTGAAGCTCACAGCTTTACGATActtttccttactcttttctGGGGGATAGTTTTTTCTGACATGGAGCAAAATCTCTTCCAGAGTCCGAAAAAGCCAATTGTGAccacttttgcccattttctcatttttttgctgGAGTGGGGCATTTCTGGAGCCCTCGCTCTGCCTTTTTCCCACACATCACCCCCGTGCCTTCTTCACTGAGTGCCGTGTGAGAATGAGCGTTGCCACCCAGCCGATCCAGCTTCTGTGATAATAATGACAGTTGTTATTTTACTGCCTGGTCATACATGAGTAGCCGTCTGTTTAAGCGGTTCGATTCTTTTTTACCCAAGCCACGTGCAGCCAGCACATCCGGGagggggatggagccccagccGCCCTCCTTGGCAGAGGGAAGAGTTGGCCATCACCTCCCCTGATGGCCAGCTCTGCTCCTGGGGGTGCATCCTGTCTTCTGTAGGCCAGCCTGGCCTGGTCTTCAGGTCTGTGTATgtggggatggaggtggtggGTGCCCCTTGTTGTGTCCTCTGAACGGGGGAAGAGCAGAGCTCTGAGGGAGCTGAAACTAGGGTTTGGTGGACAGCTAAGGTGACAGACGGGTATTGTTCCCAGTGAGAGGAAATGGTTTCGGATGAGGCTTTGTAAATGGAAGGTAGGGGAGTTGCTGTAAGTCAgggccttgggggggggggcagggatacAGAGCAGCTCTGTCCTCACATTCCCTAGCACCCCAGGGGTGGGGAAAGGCTGATTTGGAAGATAGCAGGCCAGCTCTTCTGTTGATAATCCAGGAATAAGGTGGAAGTGAAGCTCccgagggcgggggtggggccaGAGCACAGAAACGTGGACAGTAGAATGGCGGAGCTTTGATTTGGTTGCTGGGAGCCCCCCAGTGGCCCTGCTTGCTCTCAGTGTGGGGTGCCACAGATGTGGGTGTACGTGGGGAAGGGGCGGAGGATGGTCAGTTGCAGAACGGGCCAGGGTGGCATCTCTGAGCCCGCCCACAGACACTTGGCCACGGGCTAGCCTGTAAGGAGACCCGGCTCAGAATATCAGGGCATTCCGAAGCACAGTTGAACCAGTGTCCTCTTTCAGCCATTTGACTGAATACAGAAACACAGCCCCGAGGTCAAGaaataaccccccccccaaaccaccCTGGGACTCCTTTTCTTACACCGCCCCCCGGTGGTAACCATTTTCCCGACTTCTGACGCCACAGGTTCGTTTTACCTGCTTTTAATTTGAAGGCACCTAGTGCAGGGGCTTTTCTgggatttgtttctttctcttgataTCTCGTGGGACTCATGCATGTCACATGGGGCAGCTGATGCGTTCCCTGTCTTCGCTGTGTAGCAGTCCCTTGTATTTAAATGCCACGGTTCGCTTGTGGACAGTTGTGTCGTTTCTGAGATTGGGGTGTCGATTGCACCTCCCCCAACAGTATGTAAACATTCCTTTTGATCCTCGCCCTCGTGAACTTTTGTCGGGTCTTAAATCTGTACCCGCGCCCGTGAGGATACGCTGGCATCCCGCCGTGGCTGTAATCCGTGCGCCCTTTACGATGAACGTGGGGCCGTTTTCGGATGTTTGAGCAGCCGTTGGAGCCCTGCTTTTGCGAAGGGCCTGTGCAAGTGGAGATAGCCTCTGGTTCCATTTCCATGCAGCCCCTGATGCTCTTGTCTGTTCCTGTCTGCTCAGGTCACTTAATAAAAACGCATTCGGCGGAATCGGACAAGCCTCAGCCGGAAAGGCGGGATAGTCCTGCTTCGTTAAGGAccggaggagaagagaaaagggcaGTGACCATTTCCAGACTGAGAGAGACCTTTTCTCTTCGACACACCATGGAGAACAGGCCTCAGGGCCCGAAGACCCCTGCCCCGAGGCGGGTTTCCCCAAGACAGACGAGACACCAGCAGCTTCCCAGCATTTCAGACTCCCTCTGCGCCCGGAGGCCCATCCCTGGCACAGACTTGCGCGGCCCCCAGGAGGAGGTGATGCGTTCAGAGAAGGGCCCCTGTGACCTCAGGGACAGAGGGGACACGGAGCAGGACTTGGGGCACAGCCGCCTGTCAGCCGGCCCGGAGGAAGGGTTCAGCACCCCTGGAGCAGACGGTCACGCCAGCACGGACTGTGCCACACACTGCCCTGAAGACGGGTTTTCACAAGGAAGTGTGGCGTCTCGGGAGAAGTCACCTGAGACTGACCGTCGCTCTGCGGACCCTGAAGGCCATTTCGACCAAGAGGTTGGCAGTCAGACAGGTAGAGTCTTGCCGCAGCCCACTGACGTGTCCTCCTCAAACACAAAGCGTTTTAAAAAAGATGGAATCCCTTTCAGTTCTGACGCCCGCCAAGGGTTGGTGAAGACTCGGACCTCGTCAGCCTCTCAGGTTGACGTGGCTgttaaaatcagtaagaaaatagtGCCCCTCGCCTTTTCTATGCGCTCTTTAGCTAAACGAATAAAGCAGTTGCAGCAGCAAGAACAGCAAAGAGAAGGCAAACAGCACTGCAGGAAGTTCAGGGCCAAGATTTGCCCCGGAGAAAACCAGGCCGCAGAGGATGAACTAAGAAAGGAGATAAGGTAAAGTTCTTCCTTAGGAGTATTTGTGCTTGTGTCCATGAGGCTTCCGGGCTCTGCTTTTGCTCCCCTGGGTGTcttctgctctgcctgcctctcctctcctggctTAGGGTGCAGGTGTGGCCCTGCCTCGGCTCCAGGGTCTGGTCCTCCAGCTGCCGGACAGACAGACCTACCTGGGGGCCTTCCCCACACCACAGACCTGGCGCATCCCGACGTCAGACCTGCCCgagctcctctctcttcccttcctggcccccttcctctctgctttctcAGTGCTCTTTCTCGAAGTTTCCAATTCTGGGGTCTCCACTCCACAGATTGGTCATTAATTAGCCTCACTAGTGTGTCCTTGGTGATGCTTTTTCCATTCACCACTTTCTTTTCGTTGCCTCTCATGTGCagcaaattaattttcttcaaagagCTCTTTCTTTGTGAAACCTTTCAAGAATTGTTTCCTTAGATTTTCTTAGCATATCCTTTCCATCAGTCCAAATTAATCAGTGCCTCCTTGACCCTGACCCCCTTCCTCTTTGTGAAGGTTTCCAGCTCACAGTGACTCCTCCCTgcaccaaattcttttttttttttttaatatttgacaggagccttttttttttttttttttttaaagattttatttatttacttgacagagagagacagccagcgagagagggaacacaagcagggggagtgggagaggaagaagcaggctcctagtggagaagcctgatgtggggctcgatcccagaacactgggatcacgccctgagccgaaggcagacgcttaacgactgtaccacccaggcgcccccctgcacTGAATTCTTGGTGGTTTTTGGAGACATTGCTATTTCccattcgtttatttattttgattttgatttgattttttaaatttatcttttattattttttaaagattttatttatttgtcagagggagagcgagtgagaaagcacaagcaggggaagtggcagacaaagggagagggagaagcaggctccccactgagcagagagcctgacgtggggctcgatcccaggactccaggatcacgaactgagctgaaggcagacgcttaaccgactgagccacccaggcgtcccccattATTGATTTGTTAGTGGAAAGTATAATGCATTATCAAACTTGTGATTTCCAGAAGATTGCAGAGGGTAAGGCTAAGTAATAAAGGGAGTTAATTTGAAGGAAACTATTAATAGGAAACACTGGTCACCACCA
This genomic interval carries:
- the PMS2 gene encoding mismatch repair endonuclease PMS2 isoform X3; the protein is MVQVLHAYCIISAGIRVSCSNQVGQGKRQPVVCTSGSSSIKENIASVFGQKQLQSLIPFAQLPPSDSVCEEYGLSPADAVQTLFHISGFISHCAHGVGRSSADRQFFFINGRPCDPAKVSRLVNEVYHMYNRHQYPFVVLNISVDSECVDINVTPDKRQILLQEEKLLLAVLKTSLVGMFDSDVNKLNVSQQPLLGMEGHLIKTHSAESDKPQPERRDSPASLRTGGEEKRAVTISRLRETFSLRHTMENRPQGPKTPAPRRVSPRQTRHQQLPSISDSLCARRPIPGTDLRGPQEEVMRSEKGPCDLRDRGDTEQDLGHSRLSAGPEEGFSTPGADGHASTDCATHCPEDGFSQGSVASREKSPETDRRSADPEGHFDQEVGSQTGRVLPQPTDVSSSNTKRFKKDGIPFSSDARQGLVKTRTSSASQVDVAVKISKKIVPLAFSMRSLAKRIKQLQQQEQQREGKQHCRKFRAKICPGENQAAEDELRKEISKTMFAEMEIIGQFNLGFIITKLNADIFIVDQHATDEKYNFEMLQQHTALQGQRLIAPQTLNLTAVNEAVLIENLEIFRKNGFDFIIDEGAPVTERAKLISLPTSKNWTFGPQDIDELIFMLSDSPGVMCRPSRVRQMFASRACRKSVMIGTALNTSEMKKLVTHMGEMDHPWNCPHGRPTMRHMANLDVISQS